A part of Rhodamnia argentea isolate NSW1041297 chromosome 8, ASM2092103v1, whole genome shotgun sequence genomic DNA contains:
- the LOC115728318 gene encoding thaumatin-like protein 1, giving the protein MAFADYFNASALYQKGKQSKGRGLRFSHHPLGSASFHPHSLFSGTEPQKREKKKSTAVGRVFFCNSPEAVEARCFEGMKGGSSDTRMLSFFANSLTVLSSSLVFLAIFRGASGATFTFVNKCDFSIWPGILSSAGSPKLGSTGFELSKGSSRSFQAPTGWSGRFWGRSGCDFDGSGRGSCATGDCGSGEVECNGAGATPPATLAEFTLGSGSQDFYDVSLVDGYNLPMIVEGTGDSGACPATGCVTDLNLQCPKELKAEDGGACKSACEAFGRPEYCCSGPYSSPATCKPSMYSQIFKTACPRSYSYAYDDATSTFTCSDADYTITFCPTSPSQKSATDSSPPKATGTTEKPDSGSGSMSESGSGSVSDPAPVQETAFATSWLADLATGDSTRTQPPTAVQLAFSLAVSLTLLTISHL; this is encoded by the exons ATGGCATTTGCTGATTATTTTAATGCCAGTGCATTGTACCAGAAGGGGAAGCAAAGCAAGGGCAGGGGATTGAGATTCTCCCACCACCCACTGGGCTCTGCCTCCTTCCATCCCCACTCTCTTTTCTCAGGAACAGAAccccaaaagagagagaaaaaaaaatcaaccgcAGTTGGCAGAGTTTTCTTCTGCAATTCTCCGGAGGCGGTGGAGGCTCGGTGTTTTGAGG GAATGAAGGGAGGTAGTTCCGACACGAGGATGCTTAGCTTCTTCGCCAATTCTCTCACTGTGCTCTCCTCCAGCCTTGTTTTCCTCGCCATTTTCAGAG GTGCTTCTGGGGCGACTTTCACATTTGTGAACAAGTGTGACTTCTCAATCTGGCCTGGGATCCTATCTAGTGCGGGCAGTCCCAAGCTGGGCAGCACCGGATTCGAGTTGTCTAAAGGCAGCTCAAGGTCCTTTCAGGCACCGACAGGGTGGTCCGGCCGCTTCTGGGGGCGTAGCGGCTGCGATTTCGACGGCTCAGGCCGTGGCTCATGTGCCACCGGGGACTGCGGCTCTGGTGAGGTTGAATGCAACGGAGCTGGCGCAACACCGCCGGCTACTTTGGCAGAGTTCACGCTCGGCTCTGGCTCTCAGGACTTCTATGACGTGAGCCTGGTCGATGGGTACAATTTGCCAATGATTGTTGAAGGCACTGGTGATTCAG GTGCCTGCCCCGCCACCGGGTGTGTGACGGACCTGAACCTGCAGTGCCCGAAGGAGCTGAAGGCGGAGGATGGCGGGGCGTGCAAGAGTGCCTGCGAGGCTTTCGGGAGACCGGAGTACTGCTGCAGTGGCCCATACAGCTCGCCCGCCACCTGCAAACCCTCAATGTACTCCCAGATATTCAAGACAGCTTGCCCCAGATCATATAGCTATGCTTATGATGACGCCACTAGTACTTTCACTTGCAGTGATGCTGATTATACCATTACATTTTGTCCCACCTCTCCAAG CCAAAAATCCGCCACAGATTCTTCTCCTCCGAAGGCAACCGGAACAACGGAGAAGCCGGATTCGGGGTCGGGATCCATGTCTGAGTCCGGGTCTGGGTCTGTGTCGGATCCTGCGCCGGTTCAGGAGACTGCATTTGCCACTTCATGGCTGGCCGATTTGGCAACTGGTGACTCTACTAGAACCCAGCCTCCCACAGCCGTTCAATTAGCATTTTCTCTTGCAGTCTCTCTCACCCTCCTCACCATCTCACACTTGTAG